The following coding sequences are from one Campylobacter sp. RM16187 window:
- the nfo gene encoding deoxyribonuclease IV, protein MKYIGAHVSASGGVENAPLNAMQIGANAFALFVKNQRQWSAKPLTDENISKFKENLKLSKISPDHVLPHNSYLINLGHFDSEKRKISIDAFLDEISRVEELGLKMINFHPGSHLKEISTETCLDHIANSINFILENSSNVKLVIENTAGQGSNLGFKFEQIAYLIKKCVDKSRIGVCIDTCHTFSAGYDIKDNYENVMSEFDQIIGIKYLSAMHLNDTKFGLASKKDRHESLGKGFLELRTFENIIKDKRTDDIPLILETIDESIWADEIKILRNFIK, encoded by the coding sequence ATGAAATATATCGGTGCACATGTAAGTGCGAGTGGCGGAGTAGAGAATGCTCCGTTAAATGCGATGCAGATAGGCGCAAACGCCTTCGCGTTATTTGTCAAAAATCAACGTCAATGGAGTGCAAAGCCTTTGACAGATGAAAATATCTCTAAATTTAAAGAAAATCTAAAGTTATCTAAAATTTCACCAGATCATGTCTTGCCTCATAATAGTTATTTGATAAATTTAGGTCATTTTGATAGTGAAAAACGTAAAATTTCAATAGATGCGTTTTTAGACGAAATTTCAAGAGTAGAAGAACTTGGTCTAAAAATGATAAATTTTCACCCAGGTTCGCATCTAAAGGAAATTTCAACCGAGACCTGTTTAGACCACATAGCAAACTCGATAAATTTCATCCTTGAAAATAGTTCAAACGTAAAGCTTGTCATCGAAAATACGGCAGGACAAGGAAGCAATCTAGGTTTTAAATTCGAGCAAATCGCATATTTGATTAAAAAATGCGTAGATAAGAGTAGAATCGGTGTCTGCATTGATACCTGCCACACTTTTTCTGCAGGATATGATATAAAAGATAATTACGAAAATGTTATGAGCGAATTTGATCAAATAATAGGCATAAAATATCTAAGCGCAATGCATTTAAATGATACAAAATTTGGCCTGGCGTCTAAAAAAGATCGGCACGAAAGTCTTGGAAAAGGTTTTTTAGAGCTAAGAACATTTGAAAACATTATAAAAGACAAACGAACAGATGACATTCCGCTTATACTTGAGACTATTGACGAGAGTATCTGGGCGGATGAGATAAAAATTTTAAGAAATTTTATAAAATAG
- a CDS encoding threonine aldolase family protein: MTYFQCDYASGAHPKIIENLVATNNDQCLGYGSDKYCESAIKKIKDACKKPDADVYFLVGGTQTNSIVIASILRPHQGVISADSGHIAVHEAGAIEAGGHKVLILPSIDGKITAEQVKECCELHQKDPVRHHTVQPGMVYISFPTEIGTLYSKQELKDLSSVCKSLNLPLFIDGARLGYGIMSEFCDLNLADIAEFCDIFYIGGTKCGTLFGEAVVITNNTLKKDFRYIMKQRGALLAKGRMLGIQFDTLFTDNLYFEICKNAVSYALKIRKAFEDKGVEVMSNSQTNQQFFALSDEWLEKLSQKYVFQFIYKMTDGRNFIRVCTSWSSQESDINSLIEDISAL, encoded by the coding sequence ATGACATATTTTCAATGTGATTATGCAAGTGGAGCTCATCCTAAAATTATCGAAAATTTAGTTGCGACAAATAACGATCAATGTCTAGGATATGGCAGTGATAAATATTGTGAAAGCGCAATAAAAAAGATCAAAGACGCTTGTAAAAAACCTGATGCAGATGTATATTTTTTGGTTGGAGGCACTCAGACAAACTCTATAGTTATAGCCTCTATTTTACGTCCTCATCAGGGCGTAATTTCTGCAGATAGTGGTCATATAGCCGTCCATGAAGCTGGAGCCATAGAAGCTGGCGGACATAAGGTCTTGATTTTACCTTCAATTGATGGAAAAATAACGGCCGAGCAGGTTAAAGAGTGCTGTGAACTACATCAAAAAGATCCTGTAAGACATCATACGGTTCAGCCTGGAATGGTATATATCTCATTTCCTACCGAGATTGGCACGCTTTATTCAAAGCAAGAGCTTAAAGATCTTAGTAGTGTTTGCAAAAGCTTAAACTTACCACTTTTTATAGATGGCGCCAGGCTTGGATATGGGATAATGAGCGAATTTTGTGATCTAAATTTAGCGGATATTGCTGAGTTTTGCGACATTTTTTATATCGGAGGCACCAAGTGCGGAACTCTTTTTGGAGAAGCTGTGGTAATTACAAACAACACTCTTAAAAAAGATTTTAGGTATATAATGAAGCAGCGTGGTGCGCTTTTGGCCAAAGGTAGGATGCTTGGAATCCAGTTTGATACGCTATTTACGGATAATCTTTACTTTGAAATTTGTAAAAATGCCGTTTCTTACGCGCTTAAAATTAGAAAAGCCTTTGAGGATAAGGGCGTAGAGGTTATGTCAAATTCTCAAACTAATCAGCAGTTTTTCGCGCTTAGTGATGAATGGCTTGAAAAACTAAGCCAAAAGTATGTATTTCAGTTTATTTATAAAATGACTGACGGGCGAAATTTTATCAGGGTTTGCACTAGCTGGTCTAGCCAAGAGAGTGATATTAATAGCTTGATAGAAGATATTTCTGCTTTATGA
- a CDS encoding TerC family protein: protein MFEWMSSPEAWLSLVTLTGLEIVLGIDNIIFIAILVGKLPPHQRDKARIMGLAFAMITRILLLLSLFWIMKLTKPLFTVFDFTITGRDLVLILGGLFLIAKSTLEIHSNVTGEHHEQKTPKAAGFWIIITEIAILDIVFSLDSVITAVGMADHIEIMILAVMIAVGVMMFASKAISNFVDNNPTIKMLALAFLILIGFALVGEGLGLHVPKAYIYFAMGFSLSVELLNIYARKKARQIENH from the coding sequence ATGTTTGAATGGATGAGCTCCCCTGAAGCGTGGCTATCGCTCGTTACGCTTACGGGACTTGAGATAGTCTTGGGAATTGACAACATCATTTTCATAGCGATTTTGGTCGGCAAGCTTCCGCCTCATCAGCGAGACAAAGCCCGCATAATGGGACTTGCGTTTGCGATGATTACGCGTATATTGCTGCTGCTTTCGCTATTTTGGATTATGAAGCTTACAAAGCCGCTATTTACCGTGTTTGATTTTACGATTACGGGGCGGGATTTGGTGCTAATTTTAGGAGGGCTTTTCCTCATTGCAAAATCCACTCTTGAGATCCACTCAAACGTAACCGGCGAGCATCACGAGCAAAAGACACCTAAAGCGGCTGGATTTTGGATCATCATCACCGAAATCGCCATCCTTGACATCGTATTTTCGCTTGATAGCGTTATCACAGCGGTTGGTATGGCCGATCACATCGAGATCATGATACTTGCGGTTATGATCGCAGTTGGCGTGATGATGTTTGCTTCCAAGGCGATATCAAATTTCGTGGACAACAACCCTACGATCAAGATGCTTGCCCTTGCCTTCCTTATCCTTATCGGATTTGCGCTTGTGGGCGAAGGTCTTGGCTTGCACGTGCCTAAGGCTTACATCTACTTTGCGATGGGCTTTTCCCTATCTGTTGAGCTTCTTAATATCTACGCGAGAAAGAAAGCTCGCCAAATAGAAAATCACTGA
- a CDS encoding MATE family efflux transporter, which yields MNLIKDPIRPLIITLATPAGLAMMFNTLYNVTGTYFASTISTTAVAGMSMSFLLYLSVVGIGLGFGSALTALIGNSLGQKREFLAKIYAQKGVAFVLLFAISMGILGYIITPKLLIFLGANDEFLGKALEYIRVIFLASPFFLAIKGLNGVLVALGDTKTLRNWLFVGLFINALFCYVYLYIFDLGVGGIALATASVQLLGTLYLSKKVRDTGMIDFKNLTMFLPDWRIYSKILKQAVPACLNYLSMSFGGLILLKFISHYGTNAVAGYGIALRIEQIVALPTVGIAAAVLSIISRNFGAKEYGRVIECYKSALKILLYFCLFACSFYVFCGTYIISLFDANPEVISAGQSYLLINSFAFLGYAIINISGSALQAIKQPIMAFVLNAMRLIVLQICIFSFVVYVLKGVLVDIWVGMFFNVYFTAGCFLVYMYFKLKKLPRKDRL from the coding sequence ATGAACTTAATCAAAGACCCCATTAGACCGCTTATCATCACTCTAGCTACGCCGGCCGGGCTTGCTATGATGTTTAACACCCTTTATAACGTCACGGGCACTTACTTTGCCTCTACCATCTCAACCACTGCGGTTGCAGGTATGTCGATGAGCTTTTTGCTTTATCTTAGCGTCGTTGGTATCGGGCTTGGCTTTGGCTCTGCGCTTACTGCGCTCATTGGAAATTCACTCGGGCAAAAAAGAGAATTTCTAGCTAAAATTTACGCTCAAAAAGGCGTTGCTTTTGTACTTCTTTTTGCTATCTCGATGGGAATTTTAGGTTATATTATCACTCCGAAATTACTCATTTTTTTAGGCGCAAACGATGAGTTTTTAGGTAAAGCGCTTGAGTATATAAGGGTGATTTTCCTAGCATCTCCTTTTTTCTTAGCGATTAAAGGGTTAAACGGCGTTTTGGTAGCACTTGGCGATACGAAAACGCTTAGAAATTGGCTTTTTGTAGGTCTTTTTATAAACGCTCTTTTTTGCTACGTCTATCTTTACATCTTTGATCTTGGAGTCGGCGGCATAGCGCTTGCAACCGCTAGCGTGCAGCTTTTAGGTACTCTTTATCTATCCAAAAAAGTTCGCGATACGGGCATGATTGATTTTAAAAATTTGACTATGTTTTTGCCTGACTGGCGAATTTACTCCAAAATTTTAAAACAAGCTGTGCCTGCTTGCCTAAACTATCTTTCGATGTCTTTTGGCGGGCTTATCTTGCTTAAATTTATAAGCCACTACGGCACAAATGCAGTCGCAGGATACGGTATCGCGCTTAGGATCGAGCAGATCGTGGCACTTCCTACCGTAGGCATAGCCGCAGCCGTTCTTAGTATCATCTCGCGAAATTTTGGCGCCAAAGAGTATGGGCGTGTGATCGAGTGCTACAAAAGCGCGCTTAAAATTTTGCTTTATTTCTGCCTTTTTGCTTGCTCTTTTTACGTGTTTTGCGGCACTTATATCATCTCGCTTTTTGACGCAAATCCGGAGGTTATAAGTGCTGGACAAAGCTATCTGCTCATAAATTCCTTTGCCTTTTTGGGATATGCGATCATAAACATCTCAGGCAGCGCACTACAAGCGATAAAGCAGCCTATCATGGCGTTTGTGCTAAATGCTATGCGGCTTATCGTGCTTCAAATTTGCATATTTTCGTTCGTGGTTTATGTGCTAAAAGGAGTGCTTGTGGATATTTGGGTCGGCATGTTTTTCAACGTATATTTTACAGCCGGATGCTTTTTGGTGTATATGTATTTTAAGCTCAAAAAGCTGCCAAGAAAGGATAGGTTATGA
- a CDS encoding DNA alkylation repair protein, with amino-acid sequence MNLKEKLLQILQAHSEKKFRIFSQKLITQPEILGVRTPTLKRVAKQLAQEVSLDEIRLFEPVFHEEFAIKAFLIIDIKDDESKFALASEFVKTMPNWAICDQFDAIKFKDGRFVNLLLSQCLSSNLEYEKRFFYVYYMRNLEAFELSNFFEICLKEKDDRYYVKMAMAWALAEIFIKFKEPVLNLLESKRLDKFVQNKTISKIRDSFRVEKSVKDELVKFRI; translated from the coding sequence ATGAATCTTAAAGAAAAATTGCTTCAAATTTTACAAGCTCATAGCGAGAAGAAATTTAGGATTTTTTCGCAAAAATTAATAACTCAGCCTGAAATTTTAGGCGTTAGAACGCCTACTCTTAAACGGGTAGCAAAGCAACTCGCGCAAGAAGTGAGCTTAGATGAAATTCGTCTTTTTGAGCCTGTTTTTCATGAAGAATTTGCTATCAAGGCGTTTTTGATTATCGATATAAAAGATGATGAGAGTAAATTCGCGCTTGCAAGCGAATTTGTAAAAACTATGCCAAATTGGGCGATCTGTGATCAGTTTGATGCGATAAAATTCAAAGATGGCAGATTTGTAAATTTGCTTCTTTCGCAGTGTCTTAGTTCAAATTTGGAGTATGAAAAGCGCTTTTTCTATGTTTATTATATGAGAAATTTAGAGGCATTTGAGCTTAGCAATTTTTTTGAAATCTGCTTAAAAGAAAAAGATGATAGATACTATGTGAAAATGGCTATGGCGTGGGCTTTAGCTGAAATTTTTATCAAATTTAAAGAGCCTGTTTTAAATTTACTTGAGAGTAAAAGGCTTGATAAATTTGTGCAAAACAAGACGATCTCAAAGATAAGAGACAGCTTTCGCGTTGAAAAAAGCGTGAAAGATGAGCTCGTAAAGTTTAGAATTTGA
- the hydF gene encoding [FeFe] hydrogenase H-cluster maturation GTPase HydF, protein MNTPKSMRTAIGIFGRRNVGKSSIMNMLSNQSASIVSDVAGTTTDTVQKSIEIHGLGAATLFDTAGVDDVGELGKQRVLKTNETIENIDIAVLVVENNKFGKFESELIAKFKSLSKPFLVLVNKCDLKESKDEFLNLIKPFKFVKTSAKTSLNLELIYENLAEISKQISKDTDDLFSGILNPNDIVLLITPIDDEAPKGRLILPQVQAIRQILDGKAYVCVSSSADVSKTAQMFKPNLIVCDSQCVLEVVKTAPKEAKITTFSILMSRLKGDLSEFIKGSERAKSLKDNDKILIAEACTHNAKDGDIARVKIPKMLSKFSGKKLEFSYTNGKDYPANLDEFALIIHCGGCMINKTIMKNRMQKASRAIVPITNYGIIISLCQGVLDRVTEIFQNNLQSGAIGTDLTRYIATTSEPKY, encoded by the coding sequence GTGAACACTCCAAAATCTATGCGCACGGCCATAGGGATTTTCGGCAGGCGAAACGTCGGCAAATCAAGCATCATGAACATGCTAAGCAATCAAAGCGCCTCTATAGTATCCGATGTTGCGGGAACTACGACTGACACGGTGCAAAAAAGTATCGAGATACACGGGCTTGGCGCCGCTACGCTATTTGATACGGCGGGCGTTGATGATGTGGGCGAACTTGGCAAGCAAAGAGTTTTAAAGACAAACGAGACGATAGAAAATATCGATATAGCCGTTTTGGTCGTGGAAAATAACAAATTTGGCAAATTTGAAAGTGAGCTTATTGCTAAATTTAAAAGCCTAAGCAAGCCTTTTTTAGTGCTTGTAAATAAGTGCGACCTCAAAGAGTCAAAGGACGAGTTTTTAAATTTGATAAAGCCATTTAAATTTGTCAAAACTTCTGCCAAAACGAGTCTGAATTTAGAGCTGATTTATGAAAATTTAGCCGAAATTTCAAAGCAAATTTCAAAAGATACTGACGATCTTTTTAGCGGAATTTTAAATCCTAATGACATTGTCTTACTTATAACGCCGATTGACGATGAAGCGCCTAAGGGCAGGCTCATACTGCCTCAAGTGCAAGCCATAAGGCAAATTTTAGACGGCAAAGCTTACGTTTGCGTCTCAAGTAGTGCAGACGTATCAAAAACCGCGCAGATGTTCAAGCCAAATTTGATAGTGTGCGACTCGCAGTGTGTCTTAGAAGTCGTAAAAACCGCTCCAAAAGAGGCGAAAATCACTACTTTTTCTATCCTGATGTCAAGGCTAAAGGGCGATTTGAGCGAATTTATAAAAGGCTCTGAGCGCGCTAAAAGCCTAAAAGATAACGATAAAATTTTAATAGCCGAAGCCTGCACTCACAACGCAAAAGACGGCGACATAGCAAGGGTTAAGATCCCAAAAATGCTTAGCAAATTTAGCGGCAAAAAGCTTGAATTTAGCTACACAAACGGCAAGGATTATCCTGCGAATTTAGACGAATTTGCACTCATTATCCACTGCGGAGGCTGCATGATAAACAAAACCATCATGAAAAACCGCATGCAAAAGGCCTCTCGCGCCATAGTGCCTATAACAAACTACGGCATCATCATCTCGCTTTGTCAGGGTGTGCTTGATAGAGTGACTGAAATTTTTCAAAACAATCTACAATCGGGAGCGATAGGGACGGATTTAACGAGGTATATTGCTACAACAAGCGAGCCTAAATACTAG
- the hydE gene encoding [FeFe] hydrogenase H-cluster radical SAM maturase HydE, translating to MSSIKFINELEATHTTSLYGLEKIIADDDNCEYLFEAANRVRQKFVKQEVHLKALIEISNICAKECFYCGLRSKNKSLKRYKMSTDEVVSCAKEAAISGYKTIVMQSGESGAFKDDEICEIIREIKKFGVHITLSFGEKSFEQYKAYKEAGADRYLLRIETTNQALYKALHPNMGLKNRIKCLENLRNLGYETGSGLLVGLPGSSTKILARDLMFLKKHDFDMIGIGPFIPSTNTPLEHSKAGEIKLALKANALTRLLLPKINIPATTAIETLDPNEGRKMALRSGANVIMPSITQGRYHDLYSLYPNKFCLKESVAEIYDRFDEMLTLIGDKISLTNGNSVHFNQRQGL from the coding sequence TTGTCATCTATAAAATTTATAAACGAGCTTGAAGCAACCCATACCACTTCGCTTTACGGGCTTGAAAAGATCATCGCCGATGATGATAACTGCGAGTATCTTTTCGAGGCGGCAAATAGAGTTAGACAAAAATTTGTAAAACAAGAGGTGCATCTAAAAGCTCTTATAGAGATCTCAAATATCTGCGCCAAAGAGTGCTTTTACTGCGGTCTTAGAAGCAAAAACAAAAGTCTAAAACGCTACAAGATGAGCACAGATGAGGTAGTTTCTTGCGCTAAAGAAGCCGCCATAAGCGGATATAAAACTATCGTAATGCAATCAGGCGAAAGTGGCGCATTTAAAGATGATGAAATTTGCGAGATCATACGCGAGATAAAGAAATTTGGCGTTCATATCACGCTTAGCTTTGGCGAAAAGAGCTTTGAGCAGTATAAAGCCTACAAAGAAGCGGGTGCAGATAGATACCTGCTTCGCATAGAAACTACCAATCAAGCTCTTTATAAAGCCCTTCATCCCAACATGGGCCTAAAAAACCGTATAAAGTGCTTAGAGAATTTACGAAATTTAGGCTACGAGACGGGAAGCGGCTTGCTTGTGGGCTTGCCGGGAAGCAGCACTAAAATCCTAGCAAGAGATCTGATGTTTTTAAAGAAACACGACTTTGACATGATAGGCATAGGGCCTTTTATACCCTCTACAAACACGCCGCTTGAGCACTCAAAAGCAGGCGAGATAAAGCTTGCCCTAAAAGCAAACGCTCTAACAAGACTGCTATTGCCTAAGATAAATATACCTGCAACAACCGCTATCGAGACGCTTGATCCAAACGAAGGGCGTAAAATGGCTTTAAGAAGCGGTGCAAACGTCATCATGCCTTCAATCACGCAAGGCAGATATCACGATCTATACAGTCTCTATCCGAATAAATTTTGTCTAAAAGAAAGCGTGGCGGAAATTTACGATAGATTTGATGAAATGCTTACTTTAATAGGAGATAAAATTTCGCTTACAAACGGCAACAGCGTGCATTTTAACCAAAGGCAAGGGCTGTGA
- the hydG gene encoding [FeFe] hydrogenase H-cluster radical SAM maturase HydG, giving the protein MSWTDERYEKILDWVSKHEYEDFINENEIEEILSQTKNASKDEVRAVIKKAKENAIKGTMLTPYETAVLLNNSHDEIWDEIFEAATEVKEEVYGNRMVLFSPLYISSPCVNNCKYCGFAASNTATKKKILKEEELKNEIESLLDMGQKRLIAVYGEHPKSDYNYIAKTVREIYSVRKNNLNIRRVNINAAPLFEDEYKVVKAEGIGTFQVFQETYHRETYAKYHPQNTLKGIYDWRVFALHRALKAGLDDVAIGALLGLYDYKFEILGLLYHAMSLEKYFGIGPHTISFPRIKKTSAGANDMPYALSDDEFLRAIAIIRLMCPFTGTILTAREEPSVRDEAIRKCGISQMDAGTNIGIGGYSKKNIKDELDNQQFKIGDHRCIDEFVLNVMKKDKIPSFCTSCYREGRTGDHFMPYAKNAKIKYLCLPNAILTLKEYLLDYGSTEARELGENVIIPKYLSELEENLPSVAQKVRNLISDMEKGARDCHL; this is encoded by the coding sequence ATGTCATGGACAGATGAACGATATGAAAAAATTTTAGATTGGGTTAGCAAACACGAATACGAAGACTTCATAAACGAAAATGAGATAGAAGAAATTCTATCTCAAACCAAAAACGCGAGCAAAGACGAAGTAAGAGCCGTTATAAAAAAGGCCAAAGAAAACGCCATAAAAGGCACTATGCTAACTCCTTACGAAACGGCGGTGCTTTTAAATAACTCGCATGATGAAATTTGGGATGAAATTTTTGAAGCCGCAACAGAGGTCAAAGAGGAAGTTTACGGCAACAGAATGGTGCTTTTCTCGCCTCTTTACATCTCAAGCCCATGCGTAAATAACTGCAAATACTGCGGATTTGCTGCTTCAAACACCGCTACAAAAAAGAAAATTTTAAAAGAAGAGGAGCTAAAAAACGAGATAGAAAGCCTGCTTGACATGGGGCAAAAGCGCCTGATAGCGGTTTACGGCGAGCATCCAAAGAGTGATTATAACTACATCGCAAAGACTGTAAGAGAAATTTACAGCGTTAGGAAAAACAACCTTAACATCCGCAGAGTAAACATAAACGCCGCTCCTCTTTTTGAAGACGAGTATAAGGTAGTTAAGGCTGAAGGCATAGGCACTTTTCAGGTATTTCAAGAGACCTATCACAGAGAAACTTACGCCAAATACCATCCGCAAAATACGTTAAAAGGCATTTACGACTGGCGCGTTTTTGCGCTTCATAGAGCTCTTAAAGCTGGGCTTGATGATGTGGCTATAGGCGCACTTTTGGGACTTTATGACTATAAATTTGAGATTTTAGGCTTGCTTTATCATGCCATGAGTTTAGAAAAATACTTCGGTATAGGTCCGCATACTATATCTTTCCCTCGTATCAAAAAGACCTCAGCCGGCGCAAACGACATGCCTTATGCGCTAAGTGATGATGAGTTTTTAAGAGCTATTGCGATCATTCGCCTAATGTGTCCGTTTACAGGCACTATCCTAACGGCTAGAGAAGAGCCGTCCGTAAGAGATGAGGCGATAAGAAAGTGCGGAATTTCTCAAATGGACGCAGGCACAAACATAGGCATAGGCGGGTATTCTAAGAAAAATATCAAAGACGAGCTTGACAATCAGCAATTTAAAATCGGAGATCACCGCTGTATCGACGAATTCGTGCTAAACGTGATGAAAAAAGACAAAATTCCAAGCTTTTGCACTTCCTGTTACCGCGAGGGTCGCACGGGTGATCACTTCATGCCTTATGCCAAAAACGCCAAGATCAAGTATCTTTGCTTGCCAAATGCAATCTTAACGCTTAAGGAGTATTTGCTAGACTACGGTTCAACCGAAGCAAGAGAGCTTGGCGAGAACGTGATCATTCCAAAGTATCTTAGCGAGCTTGAGGAAAATTTGCCTAGCGTTGCGCAAAAAGTTAGAAATTTGATAAGCGATATGGAAAAGGGCGCAAGAGATTGTCATCTATAA
- a CDS encoding cytochrome b/b6 domain-containing protein gives MHEKRVLKFPLSEKVFHNVNLITWIALIVTGVLIYFQLVDEPTSELMMDWHIGIGIVFTINFFGFVFLNFDRFALMMRNLLIWDRDTFAWFKNFGGYPRRLFGIKFGPEEVAPQGRFNAGQKAAYLIFMFMIFGLIVSGWLLYAYPAAMGKIFVKWMFYFHVWGSILTSLLAFCVHMPLAVINVEDLKAMFRIGAGDVPLDDAHHHAPKWVENDLMAVDAAKPAH, from the coding sequence ATGCATGAAAAAAGAGTTTTAAAATTTCCTCTATCAGAAAAGGTCTTTCATAACGTAAACTTAATCACTTGGATAGCTCTTATCGTAACGGGTGTTTTGATCTACTTTCAACTTGTAGATGAGCCTACTTCAGAGCTTATGATGGATTGGCATATCGGTATAGGCATAGTATTTACGATAAATTTCTTCGGATTTGTATTCCTAAATTTCGATCGTTTTGCTTTGATGATGAGAAATTTACTCATCTGGGATCGCGATACTTTCGCTTGGTTTAAGAATTTCGGCGGATATCCAAGAAGACTGTTTGGTATCAAATTCGGTCCTGAAGAGGTAGCTCCTCAAGGCAGATTTAACGCCGGTCAAAAAGCCGCTTATCTTATATTTATGTTTATGATATTTGGACTTATAGTTTCAGGCTGGTTGCTTTATGCATATCCTGCTGCGATGGGTAAAATTTTCGTTAAATGGATGTTTTACTTCCATGTTTGGGGCTCGATACTAACAAGCTTGCTTGCGTTTTGCGTGCATATGCCCCTTGCTGTTATAAACGTAGAGGATCTAAAGGCTATGTTTAGGATAGGCGCAGGCGACGTGCCGCTTGATGATGCGCACCATCACGCCCCAAAATGGGTAGAAAACGATCTTATGGCGGTTGATGCTGCAAAACCCGCTCATTAA
- a CDS encoding iron hydrogenase small subunit, with protein MKFQYIEKPVGKIFSRRDFLKAGGVMTAVVAMTGYAITDIIKRRKSYIAMRQEGLYKDDKRCQNLKLTSSHQNPSCAKSYEDLKTEPMGEIAEKLLHTNAYFDRKNLILQGANHA; from the coding sequence ATGAAATTTCAATACATAGAAAAACCGGTAGGCAAAATCTTCTCAAGAAGAGATTTCCTAAAAGCTGGCGGAGTGATGACGGCTGTCGTTGCGATGACTGGATATGCCATCACAGACATCATCAAAAGACGCAAATCCTATATCGCAATGCGCCAAGAAGGCTTATATAAAGATGACAAGCGCTGTCAAAATTTAAAGCTTACAAGCTCTCATCAAAACCCAAGCTGTGCGAAATCCTACGAGGATCTAAAGACCGAACCGATGGGCGAGATAGCCGAAAAACTTCTGCATACTAATGCTTATTTCGATCGCAAAAATTTGATCTTACAAGGAGCTAACCATGCATGA